In a genomic window of Brettanomyces nanus chromosome 1, complete sequence:
- the GPI3 gene encoding Phosphatidylinositol N-acetylglucosaminyltransferase gpi3 subunit (CAZy:GT4), with amino-acid sequence MVSDFFYPQPGGVELHIYHLAQRLIARGHSVIVITHAYKDRTGVRILTNGLKVYYVPFVVLYRECTFPTVFSAFPILRYIFIREKIDIVHGHGSFSSLCHEAILHGSTMGLKTVFTDHSLFGFATVGSILGNKLLKFTLTDVGHVICVSNTCKENTVLRASLDPSTVSVIPNAVVADDFMPADLRPSLETITIVVISRLFPNKGADLLTAIIPRICMDHPEIRFLVAGDGPKFIDLEQMRERYQLQDHVELIGSIRHEQVRDVMIKGQIYLHPTLTEAFGTVLVEAACCGLLVVTTNVGGIPEVLPSKMTVFAQPEEDSLVESVNVAVGKLKRGETDTSSFHKEIEKMYDWSDIAKRYR; translated from the exons ATGGTGTCTGATTTTTTTTACCCTCAACCGGGAGGAGTTGAGCTCCATATATACCACTTGGCTCAAAGGCTTATTGCGAGGGGACACTCAGTTATAGTGATAACACACGCCTATAAAGATCGGACTGGTGTCAGAATCCTGACCAATGGTCTTAAAGTGTACTATGTTCCATTTGTGGTGCTTTATAGAGAGTGTACTTTTCCCACGGTGTTTTCTGCCTTCCCTATTCTCCGATACATCTTCATTAGAGAGAAAATAGATATAGTACATGGTCATGGTAGTTTCAGTTCTCTGTGCCACGAAGCTATTCTTCATGGCAGTACTATGGGTCTTAAGACTGTCTTTACTGACCACTCCTTGTTCGGTTTTGCCACTGTCGGCTCTATTCTGGGTAACAAGCTCTTGAAGTTTACTTTGACAGATGTAGGTCACGTGATATGCGTCAGCAATACATGCAAGGAGAACACGGTACTTCGGGCTTCTTTGGACCCTTCCACGGTATCGGTGATTCCTAATGCTGTTGTGGCGGATGATTTTATGCCTGCAGATCTTCGTCCTTCTCTAGAGACCATTACAATAGTGGTCATCTCAAGATTGTTCCCCAATAAGGGTGCTGATCTACTCACCGCCATTATTCCTCGAATTTGCATGGATCACCCTGAAATTCGTTTTCTTGTCGCTGGTGATGGGCCAAAGTTCATTGATTTGGAACAGATGCGTGAACGGTATCAGCTTCAAGATCATGTTGAGTTAATTGGTAGTATACGACATGAGCAAGTGAGAGATGTTATGATAAAAGGCCAAATTTATCTTCACCCCACTTTAACTGAGGCCTTTGGTACAGTTTTGGTTGAAGCAGCATGTTGTGGCTTACTCGTTGTCACTACAAATGTTGGTGGTATTCCCGAGGTGCTTCCCAGTAAAATGACTGTATTCGCACAGCCAGAAGAGGATTCTTTGGTAGAATCTGTCAACGTTGCCGTGGGAAAACTTAAGAGGGGAGAAACTGACACCTCTTCATTTCATaaggagattgaaaagatgtACGACTGGTCTGATATAGCC AAAAGATATCGATAA